A genomic segment from Colletotrichum higginsianum IMI 349063 chromosome 5, whole genome shotgun sequence encodes:
- a CDS encoding Transcription factor SPT8, which produces MDDDDRDSNASSENDQNDQNDQNDQDEVMEDVDDAEGDMENDEEDNDDDQDENEREETGDDAQEKGDEAAKQEDAREPSRAGSASARASPDGKGKSPMPFSDLFPTVRPEAVRARLYDIVPTMAAPQATSINAIAITPDLRYWMTGGSDGYIRKYDGPGTINGKQLLTVAQRHPFVDSVVKAGILMSYWENEEPGPPNPRGNEEHVLSPVYSLAVHSQALWLLSGLESGGINLQSVRHDEGKRITCLQQHTNAVSVLTLSQDEKSVLSGSWDKNIYDWDLNTGGVKRSFDGSGGQISAIELRPVNGAPIPAEAMEEEIKFDPTFTSNNGKPLRNSTVDAPNGGDALAPATSGEIAEGQASPAHESLFGGSDTGSLFGDNVPGNYGADGDDDDEFSRAMGDMGMPPLHDGSGQDGGMDHSADIDMTNAFNADSASAPAVQAPGSVSPDASRHQPLASGPDTAATDGPLVQDGATDAEAQPPVPDVSETAPVPDTQADEPAPGSPSMVFVSEPAVPAMDPTQSADTIFFSAAIDGTIRLWDRRVQDPVARISNQRGVPPWCMGACWSPDGNWIYAGRRNGTVEEYSIHKAKSGWETERVLKFPAGSGAVSAVRAMPNGRHLVCASHDILRLYDLKDTRAFKHSTVPFLIIPGPPRAGVISSLYIDRTCRFMLSAAGTRGWEGTSTEVLIGYEIGVTEEKS; this is translated from the exons ATGGATGACGATGATAGAG ATTCCAACGCGAGTTCCGAAAATGACCAGAACGACCAAAACGACCAGAATGACCAGGACGAGGTCATGGAAGACGTAGACGATGCCGAGGGGGACATGGAaaacgacgaagaagacaacGATGATGATCAGGATGAAAACGAACGCGAAGAAACGGGAGACGATGCGCAAGAGAAGGGCGATGAGGCAGCAAAACAGGAAGACGCCAGAGAGCCTTCCAGAGCCGGATCAGCTAGCGCGCGGGCATCCCCAGATGGCAAAGGCAAATCACCAATGCCGTTCTCGGATCTTTTCCCGACCGTACGGCCAGAAGCTGTCAGGGCCCGGCTGTACGATATCGTCCCTACGATGGCCGCCCCGCAGGCAACGAGcatcaacgccatcgccatcacgCCCGACCTTAGATACTGGATGACTGGAGGCTCGGACGGCTACATCCGAAAATACGACGGCCCGGGTACAATCAACGGTAAACAGCTCCTGACAGTTGCACAGCGGCACCCCTTTGTCGATAGTGTCGTCAAGGCGGGCATTTTGATGTCATACTGGGAGAACGAAGAACCGGGCCCACCCAACCCTAGAGGCAACGAGGAGCATGTGCTATCGCCCGTGTATTCCTTGGCCGTTCACTCACAAGCATTGTGGCTTCTATCTGGTTTGGAGTCTGGCGGCATCAACCTTCAGAGTGTAAGACATGACGAAGGAAAGCGCATCACATGCCTGCAGCAACACACCAATGCCGTTAGCGTCTTGACACTGTCACAAGACGAGAAGAGCGTGTTGAGCGGCAGCTGGGATAAGAACATCTACGACTGGGATCTGAATACTGGAGGTGTGAAGCGGTCGTTTGACGGTAGCGGAGGTCAAATTTCTGCCATTGAGCTTCGTCCCGTCAACGGAGCCCCCATTCCCGCCGAGGCGATGGAGGAGGAAATCAAGTTTGACCCGACTTTCACATCGAACAACGGCAAGCCCTTGCGGAACAGCACTGTGGATGCTCCGAACGGGGGTGATGCATTGGCGCCTGCCACCTCCGGCGAGATTGCAGAAGGGCAGGCATCGCCCGCACACGAGTCGCTCTTCGGTGGTAGTGACACTGGGTCTCTCTTCGGCGATAATGTACCGGGCAACTATGGTGctgatggtgatgatgacgacgaatTTTCAAGGGCCATGGGTGACATGGGAATGCCGCCTCTTCACGATGGCTCAGGACAGGATGGGGGAATGGACCATTCTGCCGACATCGACATGACGAATGCATTCAACGCTgactcggcctcggcaccggcggtTCAAGCTCCGGGAAGCGTCAGCCCAGACGCTTCAAGACACCAGCCTTTGGCATCAGGTCCAGACACCGCGGCAACCGATGGCCCCTTGGTCCAGGACGGTGCAACCGATGCTGAAGCACAGCCTCCTGTCCCCGACGTCTCCGAGACCGCTCCGGTGCCCGATACGCAGGCGGATGAACCAGCACCCGGGTCGCCGTCTATGGTATTCGTGTCGGAGCCCGCCGTCCCAGCCATGGACCCCACCCAGTCGGCCGACAcgatcttcttctccgcaGCCATCGATGGTACGATCAGGCTGTGGGACCGTCGCGTGCAGGACCCTGTTGCTAGGATAAGCAACCAGCGGGGTGTGCCCCCTTGGTGTATGGGTGCCTGCTGGAGTCCAGATGGCAACTGGATCTATGCTGGCAGGCGAAACGGAACAGTAGAAGAGTACAGCATCCACAAAGCTAAGAGCGGCTGGGAGACGGAGCGGGTTCTTAAGTTCCCGGCCGGTAGTGGAGCAGTGAGCGCAGTGCGAGCCATGCCGAATGGTCGACATCTGGTCTG TGCCTCGCATGACATTCTTCGGCTGTACGACCTCAAAGACACGCGGGCCTTCAAGCACTCGACGGTCCCCTTCCTGATTATTCCTGGCCCCCCACGTGCCGGTGTCATTTCGTCTCTCTACATTGACCGCACATGTCGCTTTATGCTCTCAGCTGCCGGAACACGTGGTTGGGAAGGCACAAGCACCGAAGTCCTTATAGGTTATGAAATCGGCGTTACCGAAGAGAAGTCATGA
- a CDS encoding Sugar porter family MFS transporter yields MAPKDIETIAVASATRRGVEDTALAEAIRLEHNLSFSQAIRLYPTAIGWSAFVSLGVIMLAFDPQLLGNLYATPQFQRDFGYEYEGSYDTMCPTLIRELTVLTHSSGAAWQTGLSMGNPIGQVIGALFAAYPMDWLGRKLTFATCVVLTAGIVSIQFLARSLPVLLVGELLGGLVLGMYVVIAPAYASEVCPTALRGHLTSYVNLCFVMGQLLANGVTAGTSKLDTHWAYSLPFSLQWFWILVILPGLLFVPESPWWLVRKGRLADAETSLRRLASKEVNAAASLAFIIETDRLEQELEAGSTYGDCLKGVNLRRTEISAGAYCSQVLSGIYLINYGTYFFQQAGLPTDRAFEMAIGFLAVGFLGTVMSWYFLIHYGRRTIYITGLAALIVLQLLIGVLDCVPGRPKGVAWAESSLMLIWNFAYDLSVGPICFVLISEASATRLRSKTIALATAAQGVIGIIMTVAIPYMINPDEANMQGKLGFFFGGLACLCFIWAWFRVPETKGRTYEELDNLFEQRVPARNFKSHIIESMTCPGHRSPL; encoded by the exons ATGGCCCCAAAAGATATCGAgaccatcgccgtcgcctcggccacACGAAGAGGCGTCGAAGATACAGCCCTGGCTGAGGCCATCCGCCTCGAGCACAACTTGTCATTCTCCCAGGCCATCAGGCTTTACCCCACAGCAATCGGGTGGTCTGCCTTTGTGTCCCTGGGGGTCATCATGCTTGCGTTTGATCCGCAACTGCTGGGGAACCTTTACGCCACGCCCCAGTTTCAGCGAGACTTTGGTTACGAGTATGAGGGTTCC TATGACACAATGTGCCCAACATTGATTCGTGAGCTCACAGTGTTGACACATTCATCAGGTGCTGCATGGCAAACCGGACTTTCTATGGGCAACCCGATCGGCCAAGTTATCGGCGCCTTGTTCGCGGCGTATCCCATGGATTGGCTAGGACGGAAGTTGACCTTCGCTACTTGCGTAGTCCTGACCGCTGGCATTGTGTCCATCCAGTTCCTCGCACGTTCCTTGCCCGTCTTACTGGTCGGCGAGCTACTTGGTGGGCTCGTCCTGGGCATGTACGTCGTTATCGCACCGGCTTATGCATCTGAAGTCTGCCCCACGGCTCTCCGTGGCCACCTAACGTCCTACGTCAACCTGTGCTTCGTCATGGGCCAGCTTCTGGCTAATGGCGTCACGGCGGGGACCTCGAAGCTCGATACGCACTGGGCCTACTCTCTCCCATTCTCACTACAGTGGTTCTGGATTCTTGTCATCTTGCCCGGTCTACTCTTTGTTCCAGAGAGTCCCTGGTGGCTGGTCCGTAAGGGCAGGTTGGCCGACGCAGAGACGAGCCTCCGCCGACTGGCCTCCAAGGAGGtcaatgccgccgcctcaCTGGCGTTCATCATTGAGACCGACAGGCTTGAGCAAGAGCTGGAAGCAGGCAGTACGTATGGGGACTGTCTGAAGGGCGTCAACCTGAGACGAACGGAGATTTCGGCTGGTGCCTACTGCTCTCAGGTTCTCAGCGGCATTTATCTCATCAACTACGGCACATACTTCTTCCAGCAAGCTGGTTTGCCTACCGACAGGGCTTTTGAAATGGCCATTGGTTTCCTTG CTGTCGGGTTCCTCGGCACCGTGATGTCTTGGTACTTCTTGATTCACTATGGCAGGCGCACCATCTACATCACCGGCCTGGCCGCTCTAATTGTCTTGCAGCTCCTcatcggcgtcctcgactgTGTCCCGGGCCGGCCGAAGGGTGTCGCCTGGGCGGAGTCGTCTCTGATGCTGATCTGGAACTTTGCCTACGATCTGTCTGTTGGCCCCATCTGTTTCGTCCTCATCTCCGAAGCATCGGCCACAAGACTCCGGTCAAAGACGATTGCTCTTGCCACTGCCGCCCAGGGAGTCATTGGGATCATAATGACTGTCGCCATACCGTACATGATCAACCCGGACGAGGCTAACATGCAAGGCAAGCTCGGGTTCTTCTTCGGAGGCCTGGCCTGTCTGTGCTTCATCTGGGCCTGGTTCCGCGTCCCCGAAACCAAGGGGCGCACGTATGAAGAGCTCGACAACTTGTTCGAACAGCGAGTTCCGGCGCGCAATTTTAAAAGTCACATCATCGAGAGTATGACTTGTCCAGGTCATCGCAGCCCATTATAA
- a CDS encoding Helicase required for RNAi-mediated heterochromatin assembly 1, translating to MYRMGWRDTPELPLAEDIMKEAGELPRENHLNAVYLHKDAYFEVQYELLRHEGVEPIRKAVQEYRSAPEMIESAETCVYTDVFVRGTNIIRLGVMIRVTFSSVRARHYINWPVSQRLVPGTIVALSPAWDNFQTRCIVASVTGRYDELIDSPMTPPPLDLEIHDAQTTAGLMDPDQDYVMIEARSSYFEAVRHVLEGLKHAAQDESPFDKYLVRGSNSVDRLASMPCSASSVDISTLNDGIRRSASMPIPVQGDITNYVQSKARLDKSQMLALQRMVTKELAIVQGPPGTGKTHTSMAALKVLLSMQPFDVPIIVTAQKNDTVDELLVRCHNLGINFVRIGGQSKNKTVSDRSLVSLRVQSRGNTWRRDGYQKRLDILKSQARRLLKRCFPPRNQQLILPEHFREVGLISSKQYDSIAVSWDGDVKSIGGQVARHPLGPWLGDQVLSAKPHRSIHVPLNGGAGVEVVSEHESSEDVAVRNMKEQLTGKPILMSRWNSMRLPDIAGHDPGSSSLAKQLLDGNPNLWDIAPDCRGIVYQYLERLHVLSTKLALGTVFKQVNEVVKKLKLIRLREDVDTVRKSGARIIGCTTTGLTKYRGLIAATQPRVMMIEEAAEIREANITAALFPSLQQIILVGDHMQLAPHADVLELSRPPFNLKVSLFQKLVERGLEYSSLQIQRRMAPDVRKLLSAWYPLLVDHPCTESQGAIPGMGAQTLLWFDHRHAESSDRYSSKFNAFEADMVVGLYDYLVLNGTIPSDITILTFYNGQKSYILNSLRRKYSFASRYAGDGEDDAGPEVQTVDGYQGKENEIVLVSVTRSPKNRSKPDAGFLKDQMRAIVALSRPRRLLVVLGDTQNLLASSAQPIWSEVLKRMKCPPCNYMPVFCEAHGREIRVRQPDDWERLASKGGCGMRCGRKTGIHGSMCGQKCHGGSCKPALGASIPDRSAASTAQTSSELSTVTRASVLSTEKNLIDL from the exons ATGTACAGGATGGGTTGGCGCGATACGCCAGAGCTGCCCCTGGCCGAGGATATTATGAAGGAAGCTGGCGAGCTTCCCAGGGAAAACCATCTCAACGCCGTCTATCTGCACAAAGACGCCTATTTCGAGGTTCAGTACGAACTCCTGCGACATGAAGGCGTAGAGCCCATCCGTAAAGCAGTGCAAGAGTACAGGTCCGCCCCTGAGATGATAGAGAGCGCCGAGACGTGTGTATACACCGAT GTATTTGTCCGTGGCACCAACATCATCCGACTCGGGGTAATGATTCGCGTCACCTTCTCTTCGGTGCGTGCCCGACATTATATTAACTGGCCCGTCTCTCAGCGGCTGGTCCCGGGTACGATCGTGGCCTTGTCCCCTGCGTGGGACAACTTCCAAACGCGGTGCATTGTGGCTTCGGTAACTGGTCGGTACGACGAACTCATCGACAGTCCAATGACACCCCCTCCGCTGGATCTCGAGATACACGATGCCCAAACCACCGCTGGTCTCATGGACCCCGATCAGGATTACGTCATGATAGAAGCACGCTCTAGCTacttcgaggccgtccgACATGTTTTGGAGGGTCTAAAGCATGCGGCACAGGACGA GTCACCGTTCGACAAATACCTAGTCAGAGGCTCCAACAGCGTCGATCGACTGGCATCCATGCCTTGCTCCGCGTCCTCGGTGGATATCTCGACCCTCAACGACGGCATTCGTCGATCAGCGTCCATGCCCATCCCCGTTCAGGGCGACATTACAAACTATGTGCAATCGAAAGCAAGACTGGACAAGTCGCAAATGCTCGCACTGCAGCGAATGGTCACCAAAGAGCTGGCTATTGTACAGGGCCCTCCCGGGACCGGGAAGACCCACACATCCATGGCAGCACTGAAGGTTCTGCTGAGCATGCAGCCATTCGATGTGCCAATCATTGTCACGGCACAAAAGAATGACACTGTTGACGAGCTTCTTGTCCGTTGTCACAACCTCGGCATCAACTTCGTCCGTATCGGCGGCCAGTCCAAGAACAAGACAGTCTCTGACAGGTCCTTGGTCAGCCTCCGCGTGCAGTCTCGGGGCAATACGTGGCGGAGGGACGGGTACCAGAAACGCCTTGACATTCTGAAATCCCAGGCAAGGCGTCTCTTGAAACGCTGTTTCCCTCCCCGTAACCAGCAGCTGATCTTGCCTGAACATTTCCGGGAGGTTGGTTTGATCAGCTCTAAACAGTATGACTCCATCGCGGTCTCCTGGGATGGAGACGTCAAGTCAATCGGAGGACAAGTCGCACGGCATCCGCTCGGGCCGTGGCTCGGTGACCAAGTACTTTCCGCAAAGCCTCATCGTAGCATCCACGTTCCCCTTAATGGtggtgccggcgtcgaggtggtGTCAGAGCATGAATCGAGCGAGGATGTTGCGGTTCGCAACATGAAGGAGCAGTTGACAGGCAAGCCCATTCTAATGTCGAGATGGAATAGCATGAGATTGCCAGACATTGCAGGGCATGACCCGGGTAGCAGCTCCCTGGCTAAGCAACTCCTCGACGGCAATCCAAATCTTTGGGATATTGCCCCTGACTGTCGCGGAATTGTTTACCAGTACCTCGAGCGTCTTCACGTCTTGTCGACCAAGCTGGCTCTTGGCACCGTCTTCAAACAGGTCaacgaggtcgtcaagaaaCTCAAGTTGATCCGATTGAGAGAAGACGTCGACACCGTCCGCAAGTCAGGGGCACGCATCATTGGGTGCACGACCACGGGCCTCACCAAGTACCGCGGACTTATTGCTGCGACGCAACCACGGGTCATGATGATCGAGGAAGCCGCCGAAATCCGCGAGGCAAACATTACTGCCGCCTTGTTCCCCTCCCTGCAGCAGATCATTCTGGTGGGCGATCACATGCAGCTTGCGCCTCACGCCGACGTCCTGGAGCTGAGCAGGCCGCCCTTCAACTTGAAAGTCTCGCTATTCCAGAAGCTTGTTGAGCGAGGGCTGGAGTACTCGAGCCTTCAAATACAGAGGCGCATGGCACCGGATGTTCGCAAGCTGCTGAGTGCTTGGTACCCACTCCTCGTCGATCACCCCTGTACCGAGAGCCAGGGCGCGATCCCCGGGATGGGTGCGCAAACTCTACTTTGGTTCGACCACAGGCACGCCGAGTCTTCGGATCGGTATTCTAGCAAATTCAACGCGTTCGAAGCTGATATGGTTGTTGGGCTGTACGACTACCTGGTGCTCAACGGGACCATCCCGTCCGATATTACTATCCTGACCTTTTACAACGGTCAGAAGTCGTACATTCTAAACAGTCTCCGGCGAAAGTATAGTTTCGCTAGTCGTTacgccggtgacggcgaaGATGACGCCGGGCCCGAAGTCCAAACAGTGGACGGATACCAGGGCAAGGAGAACGAGATCGTCCTCGTTTCCGTGACCCGGAGTCCCAAGAACCGAAGCAAGCCGGATGCAGGCTTCCTCAAGGACCAGATGCGCGCAATTGTAGCCCTCAGCAGGCCTCGACGGTTGCTCGTTGTTCTTGGCGACACGCAGAACCTCCTGGCTTCATCAGCCCAGCCTATCTGGAGCGAGGTATTAAAAAGAATGAAGTGCCCGCCCTGCAACTACATGCCGGTTTTCTGCGAGGCGCACGGCAGGGAGATTCGTGTTCGGCAGCCGGATGATTGGGAGAGATTGGCAAGCAAAGGAGGCTGCGGGATGCGCTGTGGGCGAAAAACCGGCATTCATGGATCGATGTGCGGACAAAAGTGCCACGG TGGTTCTTGCAAACCGGCGCTCGGTGCCTCGATCCCGGATAGGTCCGCGGCCAGTACCGCGCAGACGTCTTCTGAGCTTTCTACTGTCACAAGGGCCTCCGTGCTGTCCACCGAAAAGAACCTCATAGACCTCTAG
- a CDS encoding F-box domain-containing protein has protein sequence MQRKRHHPLAGIEEPLSVSKRARLTASHCNDSNTDTESEPTFAADDILSSLSDELLVRILSFLPTSNLLGIAPVSRRFYRLSSDSQLWRTLYYHRFVLPRALRIPGFRDGSTRERTRINYSARRTLWADGGWGRRCGSEAAVDWKRQYRLRHNWASGNASVEELKVGEASSSLSEPRKTLVKVVEGIAITADGVHGLRAWDLKTREPVAQIGLRDGTDETTPTCLAVDDQPFEHKELDVSVGFLDGSFGAWRLDVEDGRFLRRYKHEKSSNGQLAEIAYRHPFVLTATEKFLVSLYHFQSPASTPSSSFSGQHKETTASEESETDAGSESATLQESDSDIEEILYVGAAKKRSGRASLQAAASLPAPILLTSLKSHTSGAPLALSIRQMASYVIASIAYTFSTLEGWSIGIQDLQVRCQGAGGQNSSSVVSTRLAFTEPVKAPCSVSSAPLKTPQQSHASAQISDGPKTLCYNHPYILTAMADNTLVLHVCTSNATKLNLSPGIRLWGHTSGIGDAEITARGKAVSVSCRGEEIRVWELEGRVSGKSIAIQPNLTADEPDETLPRWDDRRNWVGFDDEMVIVLKETKDGRESLVVYDFS, from the coding sequence ATGCAGCGCAAGAGGCACCATCCGCTCGCCGGTATTGAAGAGCCGCTGTCCGTCTCCAAACGGGCGCGCCTCACCGCATCACATTGCAATGACTCGAACACAGATACCGAAAGCGAGCCCACCTTCGCAGCCGACGATATTCTCTCGTCTCTTTCTGATGAACTTCTCGTACGCATACTGTCGTTTTTACCGACCTCGAATCTTCTAGGGATAGCACCCGTGTCCCGCCGTTTCTACCGCCTTTCCTCCGACTCCCAATTATGGCGGACACTATACTATCACCGATTTGTCCTGCCTCGCGCATTGCGAATACCCGGGTTCCGCGACGGATCTACTCGAGAAAGAACACGAATAAACTACTCTGCCAGGCGAACGCTCTGGGCTGACGGTGGCTGGGGCCGAAGATGCGGCTCCGAAGCGGCCGTAGACTGGAAGCGTCAGTACAGATTGCGTCACAACTGGGCCAGCGGGAATGCCTCAGTCGAAGAGCTCAAGGTCGGAGAAGCCTCCTCTTCTTTATCGGAGCCGCGGAAGACGCTCGTGAAGGTGGTGGAAGGCATTGCCATAACCGCAGACGGCGTTCATGGCCTACGGGCGTGGGATCTCAAAACTAGAGAACCCGTTGCCCAGATTGGGCTCAGGGACGGAACCGACGAGACAACACCGACATGCCTGGCCGTAGACGATCAACCTTTCGAACACAAGGAGCTCGATGTCTCGGTCGGTTTCCTAGACGGCAGTTTTGGTGCCTGGAGGCTTGATGTCGAAGATGGCAGGTTTCTCCGGCGGTACAAGCACGAAAAGTCCAGTAACGGCCAGCTGGCTGAGATCGCCTACCGCCATCCATTTGTCTTGACTGCAACAGAAAAATTTCTCGTGTCTTTGTACCACTTTCagtcgccggcatcgacgccctcctcATCGTTTTCCGGACAACACAAGGAGACGACTGCTTCCGAAGAAAGTGAAACGGATGCTGGCTCGGAAAGTGCGACTCTACAGGAATCAGACAGCGATATTGAAGAGATTCTATATGTCGGGGCTGCGAAGAAGAGATCCGGTCGAGCCAGTCTGCAAGCCGCTGCCTCACTGCCTGCCCCGATCCTGCTGACGTCTCTCAAATCGCATACCTCGGGAGcgccgttggccttgtcgattCGTCAAATGGCTTCGTATGTGATTGCATCCATCGCATACACGTTCTCCACTTTGGAGGGATGGTCTATCGGCATCCAGGATCTTCAAGTCAGGTGTCAAGGCGCAGGTGGGCAGAATTCGTCGTCGGTTGTGTCGACTCGGCTGGCCTTCACCGAACCTGTCAAGGCTCCATGTTCAGTCTCTTCGGCGCCTTTAAAGACCCCTCAACAATCACACGCCTCTGCGCAAATATCTGACGGCCCCAAGACACTCTGTTATAACCACCCATATATTCTCACCGCGATGGCGGACAACACCTTGGTTCTACATGTTTGTACGTCAAATGCGACAAAGCTGAACCTTTCCCCAGGCATCCGCCTGTGGGGCCACACGTCAGGCATCGGCGACGCAGAAATCACTGCCAGGGGCAAGGCCGTGAGCGTCAGCTGTCGGGGCGAAGAAATTCGGGTCTGGGAGCTTGAAGGACGCGTCAGTGGCAAAAGCATCGCGATACAGCCAAATTTGACTGCAGACGAGCCCGACGAGACGTTGCCTCGATGGGATGATCGGCGAAACTGGGTGGGCTTCGATGATGAAATGGTCATCGTATTGAAAGAAACGAAGGATGGCAGAGAGAGCCTCGTGGTGTACGACTTCTCATGA
- a CDS encoding SWIRM domain-containing protein, which yields MADKPNHTAITQPTTPVVFDSIRARQLPFNISKMQSSPSAPVSQTMDPKHNMTPPQATTMARDTKNVFDISNLMSPPEPVPYDNFNQNQQHSMSMFPASHLAQEATKPSMPMSPPVSPYITEAGNVPTSGTSAKDPILYPRDDNASSPIQPPLFPSTESIEHRRIVEEHIVARPPGLFREGSPPQREDYELALQLKSQVMRLFANKRKSWYEKEREQVRADRKLNHARWNSVVRYQTIAPAKSAPTKATKLVPAKSKAITSANPKPDRIVKPQAPRPVRSSPPTRHIRRVSATPDPARRVVAPNREDRDFAALPDYCPPLSSLPDKPNCLKVDWKGAPIDLSDDTNVHLLHPDEVSLAANLRLDCATYLTSKRRIFVRRLECARVGKEFRKTDAQQACKIDVNKASKLWTAFDKVNWLELKWMSKFI from the coding sequence ATGGCTGACAAACCCAACCATACCGCCATTACACAGCCTACAACACCAGTCGTCTTTGACTCAATCCGCGCCCGCCAACTTCCTTTTAACATCTCCAAGATGCAGTCTTCCCCATCTGCACCCGTCTCGCAAACAATGGACCCAAAACACAACATGACGCCCCCACAAGCGACAACGATGGCTCGGGACACCAAGAATGTGTTCGACATCAGTAACCTCATGTCTCCCCCCGAGCCGGTACCCTACGACAATTTCAACCAGAACCAGCAACACAGCATGTCGATGTTTCCCGCTTCCCATCTCGCGCAAGAAGCGACGAAGCCCAGCATGCCCATGTCTCCTCCTGTGTCGCCCTATATCACAGAGGCAGGCAACGTCCCCACATCGGGAACATCTGCAAAGGATCCAATCCTGTACCCTCGCGACGATAACGCTTCTAGCCCAATTCAGCCGCCTTTGTTCCCAAGCACCGAATCAATTGAGCACCGGCGTATTGTCGAGGAACACATCGTTGCGCGACCTCCAGGCCTCTTCCGCGAGGGCTCGCCTCCCCAAAGAGAGGACTATGAACTGGCATTGCAACTCAAGTCCCAGGTTATGAGACTGTTTGCAAACAAGAGGAAGTCATGGTacgagaaagagagggaacAGGTCAGGGCAGACCGAAAGCTGAATCACGCTCGGTGGAATAGCGTCGTGCGATATCAGACAATCGCCCCTGCAAAGTCTGCCCCTACCAAGGCTACCAAACTCGTCCCGGCCAAATCCAAGGCTATTACATCTGCCAATCCGAAGCCCGACCGAATCGTCAAGCCCCAGGCTCCTCGTCCTGTTCGTAGCAGCCCCCCGACTCGTCACATTCGCCGTGTTAGTGCCACGCCGGACCCTGCTCGTCGTGTCGTTGCACCAAACCGAGAGGATCGCGACTTCGCAGCTCTGCCCGACTATTGCCCACCGCTGTCTTCGCTGCCTGACAAGCCAAATTGCCTCAAGGTGGACTGGAAGGGCGCTCCTATCGACCTCAGTGATGATACCAATGTTCACTTGCTCCACCCTGACGAGGTCAGCCTTGCTGCCAACCTTCGGCTCGATTGCGCTACCTACCTCACGAGCAAGCGACGCATATTTGTTCGTCGCTTAGAGTGTGCAAGAGTTGGAAAGGAGTTCCGCAAGACAGACGCTCAGCAGGCCTGCAAGATTGATGTCAACAAGGCCTCGAAGTTGTGGACGGCTTTCGACAAGGTTAACTGGCTTGAGCTGAAGTGGATGAGCAAGTTTATCTGA